A genomic region of Polynucleobacter necessarius contains the following coding sequences:
- a CDS encoding ATPase, T2SS/T4P/T4SS family, whose amino-acid sequence MSQTQDDSLIVRTWFEIAVNALNSGASDIHIEARTQETLVRIRVDGELQIQTHYPIDLHERLITRIKILARLDIAEKRLPQDGRLYIGREFTRPNIDCRVSILPTLHGEKAVVRILPSQAEDLALDQIGLLPEPTTNLPRRTTTDQWPYSGYGPNRKRKNPYPVLLFKSVKSKPSQSLLHRRSH is encoded by the coding sequence TTGAGTCAAACTCAAGATGACTCACTTATCGTTCGCACCTGGTTTGAAATCGCAGTTAATGCACTTAACTCTGGAGCGAGTGATATACATATTGAGGCAAGAACTCAAGAAACATTAGTCCGCATCCGAGTGGATGGCGAGCTTCAAATCCAAACGCATTACCCCATAGACCTACATGAGCGATTAATCACACGCATCAAAATTCTAGCGCGCCTAGATATTGCAGAGAAACGCCTTCCACAGGATGGCCGCCTTTATATTGGCCGCGAATTCACTAGACCGAATATCGACTGCAGGGTCTCGATTCTTCCAACTCTTCATGGCGAGAAAGCGGTTGTTCGAATCCTGCCAAGCCAAGCCGAAGATTTGGCACTCGATCAAATTGGGCTGCTGCCAGAACCAACTACAAATCTTCCAAGGCGCACTACAACAGACCAATGGCCTTATTCTGGTTACGGGCCCAACAGGAAGCGGAAAAACCCGTACCCTGTATTGCTGTTTAAGAGCGTTAAATCAAAACCATCGCAATCTTTGCTCCATAGAAGATCCCATTGA
- a CDS encoding ATP-binding protein, whose product MNEKLEQLLSHLETFLPKPLTDEQWKSSTAFRWRRRDSIFGSIGFLQPVKHVSDITFDDLQNIDRQRDAIRDNTKNFIQKKPANNILLTGARGTGKSSLIKASLHEFASQGLRLVEVEKEHLADLAGITDLLAERPERFIIFCDDLSFEDGGSGYKSMKSALDGSVSAQVDNILIYATSNRRHLLPEYMRDNEGYVHSDDGEIHPGEVVEEKISLSERFGLWLSFYPPKQDEYLAIVAHFGLTAAQIEAARSEALVWALERGSRSGRVA is encoded by the coding sequence ATGAATGAAAAACTAGAGCAGCTTTTAAGTCACCTTGAGACATTTTTACCTAAGCCATTAACCGATGAGCAGTGGAAATCTTCTACTGCATTTAGATGGCGTCGTCGCGATAGTATTTTTGGCAGCATTGGATTCTTGCAGCCAGTCAAGCATGTATCTGACATTACCTTTGATGATTTGCAAAATATTGACCGTCAGCGAGATGCGATTCGCGACAACACAAAAAACTTTATTCAAAAGAAGCCCGCCAATAATATTTTGTTGACTGGTGCCAGGGGTACCGGAAAATCCTCTTTAATTAAGGCAAGTTTGCATGAGTTCGCCAGCCAGGGATTGCGCTTAGTCGAGGTTGAAAAAGAACATTTGGCCGATTTGGCCGGTATCACCGATCTTTTGGCCGAACGGCCAGAGCGCTTCATCATATTTTGTGATGACCTCTCCTTTGAAGATGGGGGGTCTGGCTATAAATCTATGAAATCCGCCTTGGACGGATCTGTTTCAGCTCAGGTGGACAATATTTTGATTTATGCCACTTCCAACAGGCGCCATTTATTGCCTGAATACATGAGGGACAACGAGGGCTACGTTCATAGTGATGATGGGGAAATTCATCCTGGTGAAGTGGTTGAGGAAAAAATTTCTTTATCTGAGCGTTTTGGATTGTGGCTATCTTTTTATCCACCCAAACAAGATGAATATCTTGCCATCGTTGCGCATTTTGGTTTGACTGCGGCGCAAATCGAAGCTGCTCGTTCAGAAGCTTTGGTTTGGGCATTAGAGCGTGGCTCACGTTCAGGTCGCGTTGCTTGA
- a CDS encoding (2Fe-2S)-binding protein, with protein MAVSFTLNGKVVNFDGDPETPILWVLRDHLDVTSPKYGCGAGLCGACTVHLDGAAIRSCSTPVSAAAGKKVTSLEGLSAKVGKALQDAWIEFDVPQCGYCQTGQMMSAADLLAKKKQPSSDDIKNAMSGNICRCGTYSRIKKAVKRAADKLA; from the coding sequence ATGGCCGTATCTTTTACTCTCAATGGCAAAGTAGTGAATTTTGATGGGGATCCAGAAACCCCAATTCTTTGGGTATTGCGAGATCATCTGGATGTTACGAGTCCAAAGTATGGCTGTGGTGCTGGTTTATGTGGCGCCTGCACCGTACATCTCGATGGTGCTGCGATTCGTTCATGCTCAACCCCAGTATCAGCTGCTGCTGGCAAGAAAGTGACTAGTCTAGAAGGTTTATCGGCCAAGGTTGGCAAAGCCCTGCAAGATGCTTGGATTGAATTTGATGTTCCTCAATGTGGTTACTGTCAGACTGGGCAGATGATGTCTGCAGCAGATTTGCTGGCAAAGAAAAAACAGCCAAGTAGCGATGATATTAAAAATGCTATGAGCGGCAATATTTGTCGCTGCGGCACTTATTCCCGCATAAAGAAAGCAGTAAAACGCGCTGCTGATAAATTGGCTTAA
- a CDS encoding molybdopterin cofactor-binding domain-containing protein: protein MSNALNAFAVESFIDEAAKAAGKDPVAYRMAALARHPRAKAVLEAAVKKSGYTAGSKRFGVAQMECYDTYSACILELDNAASETKVKKITFVSDCGIAVHPDQARAQLMGGVVYGLSAAMNNAITIENGRVQQNNFNNYPSLCQNQVPVIEAHLIPSQEKPGGLGEVGVPLVAPALVNAISAATGKRIRELPVKA from the coding sequence GTGAGTAATGCGTTAAATGCCTTTGCAGTCGAGAGTTTTATAGATGAAGCTGCAAAAGCCGCAGGCAAAGATCCGGTTGCCTATCGTATGGCAGCGTTGGCTAGACATCCTAGAGCAAAGGCAGTGCTTGAGGCTGCCGTGAAGAAGTCTGGTTATACCGCTGGCAGCAAGCGCTTTGGTGTGGCTCAGATGGAGTGTTATGACACTTACTCAGCATGTATTTTGGAGTTAGATAACGCCGCATCAGAAACTAAGGTGAAAAAAATTACTTTTGTATCAGATTGCGGAATCGCAGTACACCCAGATCAGGCGCGCGCTCAGCTGATGGGCGGAGTTGTTTATGGTTTAAGTGCCGCCATGAATAATGCTATTACGATCGAAAATGGCCGTGTACAACAAAATAACTTTAATAATTATCCAAGTTTGTGTCAAAACCAGGTTCCGGTGATTGAGGCGCATTTGATCCCAAGCCAAGAAAAGCCCGGAGGTTTGGGTGAGGTTGGTGTGCCATTGGTGGCACCAGCTTTGGTTAATGCAATTTCTGCTGCTACGGGTAAGCGTATTAGGGAATTGCCCGTAAAAGCCTGA
- a CDS encoding type II secretion system F family protein codes for MNKQDQLHFAQQLLSILSAGMALLNAIELMHSCAPKHWRPCLIDLHSQLKKGNSFSQSLQLRREQFSAEFINLIRVSERTGDIPLALTTICQQLEAQIELRRKLQQALSYPIITLASSFLLIVVMMVWVVPVFKEVFAHFHAELPAPTKTLIQTSSWIENFFIEIGVLFVGLATIFSMAWLKSPHLQKRCDQLSFCVPIVGQLLRLATLAYWCRTLGHLLRSGLPLPDALRVTAQSSNHWLSHDLSAEVFKHLTQGWPLGDALKRADPKHLLFDIETLQLLHIASESGSLSQMLGQRAQTLGSQLSNRLNTLSQSLEPFLIIFVGIIIGSLVIILYLPIFNLGQIV; via the coding sequence ATGAATAAGCAAGATCAACTGCATTTTGCTCAGCAACTCTTATCCATTTTATCGGCAGGAATGGCCCTCCTAAATGCCATTGAACTCATGCATTCTTGCGCTCCAAAACATTGGCGTCCCTGCCTCATAGATTTGCACTCACAACTTAAGAAAGGTAATAGCTTTTCACAAAGCCTGCAACTACGACGGGAACAGTTCTCAGCAGAATTTATTAACCTCATTCGCGTAAGTGAGCGCACAGGCGACATTCCTTTGGCCCTAACGACTATTTGTCAACAGCTCGAAGCGCAAATTGAATTACGCCGAAAGTTACAGCAGGCATTGAGCTACCCCATCATTACTCTAGCAAGCTCTTTCCTCCTCATTGTTGTCATGATGGTCTGGGTAGTCCCCGTGTTTAAAGAGGTCTTTGCGCACTTTCATGCAGAACTACCAGCACCAACAAAAACATTGATTCAGACTTCCTCGTGGATTGAAAACTTCTTTATAGAAATTGGAGTGCTCTTTGTTGGACTTGCCACGATATTTAGCATGGCATGGTTGAAAAGTCCTCACTTACAAAAGAGGTGTGATCAATTGAGTTTTTGCGTGCCGATAGTGGGGCAGCTATTACGGCTAGCCACATTGGCCTACTGGTGCCGCACACTCGGACACTTGCTTCGCTCAGGACTGCCTCTGCCCGATGCATTGCGTGTGACCGCCCAATCATCCAACCACTGGCTTAGTCATGATTTGAGTGCTGAAGTCTTTAAACACCTCACTCAGGGCTGGCCATTGGGCGACGCCTTAAAGCGGGCTGACCCCAAGCACTTATTATTTGATATTGAAACTCTGCAGCTTCTGCACATTGCCTCAGAAAGCGGATCACTTTCTCAAATGCTAGGCCAGCGTGCTCAAACCCTGGGCTCACAACTAAGTAATCGCTTAAATACACTAAGCCAAAGCCTGGAGCCGTTCTTAATTATCTTTGTGGGAATTATTATTGGTAGTCTGGTAATCATCCTGTACCTTCCCATTTTTAATTTAGGCCAGATTGTCTAA
- a CDS encoding prepilin peptidase — protein MSDLAISDLIRALVIAVLMYLAYVDLRSFRLPDAITIPLAICGLCFNALARHPFTDLQNAVLGAILGYTFLWLINYLYRLAQNKDGIGMGDAKLLCALGAWLGWMALPGVLFMASIAGLVGGFIWLYWNKKGYQRAFPFGPFLAFAGIMELLWPQPLQNLLLSNPI, from the coding sequence ATGAGTGACTTAGCAATATCCGATCTGATTCGCGCTTTAGTCATCGCAGTCTTGATGTATCTAGCCTATGTTGATCTACGGTCTTTTAGATTGCCAGACGCTATTACTATCCCTTTGGCAATTTGCGGACTCTGCTTTAATGCGCTTGCTCGCCATCCATTTACAGACTTACAAAATGCGGTCCTTGGCGCCATACTTGGCTATACCTTTCTCTGGCTTATTAATTACCTATATCGGCTCGCCCAAAATAAAGACGGCATTGGAATGGGGGACGCCAAACTATTGTGCGCGCTGGGTGCCTGGCTTGGATGGATGGCGCTACCAGGTGTTTTATTTATGGCATCAATCGCTGGCTTGGTGGGTGGCTTTATTTGGCTTTATTGGAATAAAAAAGGCTATCAAAGGGCATTCCCTTTTGGACCATTCCTCGCATTTGCTGGCATCATGGAGTTGTTATGGCCACAGCCTCTCCAAAACCTATTGCTGAGCAATCCGATTTAA
- a CDS encoding GspE/PulE family protein: protein MLVTGPTGSGKTRTLYCCLRALNQNHRNLCSIEDPIEIRLPGVNQVAYRPRAGLDFPVIIRTLLRQDPDVIMIGEIRDAATAQLATQAAQTGHLVLSTLHTRNAHGILGRLKNLRVDYETIESCLLCASSQRLVRRTCTGCHGMPVPENAACIICKGSGKAGRIGVHEVFSKSEILNPDFAYLFMRNAGMEYVSQGLIIQESLDAEIGTWQ from the coding sequence ATTCTGGTTACGGGCCCAACAGGAAGCGGAAAAACCCGTACCCTGTATTGCTGTTTAAGAGCGTTAAATCAAAACCATCGCAATCTTTGCTCCATAGAAGATCCCATTGAAATACGCTTACCTGGAGTCAATCAGGTGGCTTACCGCCCTCGAGCGGGATTGGACTTCCCAGTAATCATTCGCACCCTCTTAAGGCAAGATCCTGATGTCATCATGATTGGAGAAATTCGCGATGCCGCAACTGCACAGCTTGCCACCCAAGCAGCACAAACAGGACACCTTGTTTTAAGCACCCTGCATACACGCAATGCGCATGGCATTCTTGGTCGCCTTAAAAACTTGAGGGTTGATTACGAGACGATTGAATCGTGCCTGCTTTGCGCAAGCTCTCAGCGATTGGTTCGCAGAACATGCACAGGATGTCATGGCATGCCCGTCCCAGAAAATGCAGCCTGCATCATCTGCAAGGGGAGCGGAAAGGCCGGCCGGATTGGAGTGCATGAAGTATTTAGTAAGTCAGAAATACTGAACCCTGACTTCGCATATCTATTTATGCGCAATGCAGGCATGGAATATGTTAGCCAAGGTCTTATTATCCAAGAGAGTCTTGATGCTGAGATTGGCACGTGGCAATGA
- a CDS encoding molybdopterin cofactor-binding domain-containing protein: MKNHSVKNLGRRQFIQQGTALTGALVIGMHLPLTSEAAVGDANKPALANAWIQIAPNNKITLICARSEMGQDVYTSLPALLAEELNLPLSMIQVEIAGVAPVYINAMLGGQITGGSTSVREAFDKLRTAGAATRAVLVQAAAQRWNVAVADCKAMNGKVIHSSGKSATYGELASDASKLPLPEKPILKSPANFMVIGKETMRRLDTPVKVAGKAVYGIDVKIPGMAIASLAQCPVIGGTPTSYDASATMKVSGVIKVVQISDGIAVLAKDFYAARKGRDALKITWNEGPNAGLNNAVVRKALEAGLSKKGVIVKTTGDVNAVVAGGKSISADYFLPYLAHSTMEPVNCSADASNGKCRIIGPIQFQQGGQAVAAAAAGVKPEDVTIETAFLGGGFGRKLELDFIRQAAEISKAAGMPVKMLWTKEDDITHDFYRPMSIHRMEGVIGSNGQSLPQ; encoded by the coding sequence ATGAAAAATCATTCTGTAAAAAATTTAGGCCGTCGTCAATTTATTCAGCAGGGGACTGCTTTAACCGGTGCCTTGGTTATTGGCATGCATCTCCCTTTAACTAGTGAGGCAGCTGTTGGTGACGCTAATAAACCTGCTTTAGCTAACGCTTGGATCCAAATTGCACCGAACAATAAAATTACCTTGATATGTGCTCGCTCAGAGATGGGGCAGGACGTTTACACCTCTTTGCCAGCGTTACTTGCCGAGGAATTAAATTTACCCTTATCTATGATTCAGGTAGAGATTGCGGGAGTGGCACCGGTATATATCAACGCTATGTTGGGCGGACAAATTACCGGTGGATCAACATCGGTACGCGAAGCATTTGATAAATTAAGAACGGCTGGCGCTGCAACACGTGCAGTGCTAGTTCAGGCTGCTGCTCAACGTTGGAATGTGGCAGTTGCTGACTGCAAGGCGATGAATGGCAAAGTAATCCACTCGAGTGGCAAGTCGGCAACGTATGGTGAGTTGGCTTCTGATGCGTCTAAGTTGCCATTGCCAGAAAAACCAATCTTGAAATCTCCAGCCAACTTTATGGTGATTGGCAAGGAGACAATGCGACGTCTGGACACCCCGGTAAAAGTTGCCGGTAAGGCAGTCTATGGGATTGATGTAAAGATCCCGGGCATGGCGATTGCATCTTTGGCTCAGTGTCCTGTAATTGGTGGCACCCCAACCTCTTATGATGCTTCGGCAACCATGAAGGTTTCGGGCGTCATCAAAGTCGTTCAGATTTCTGATGGTATTGCGGTGTTAGCAAAAGACTTTTATGCCGCACGCAAGGGTAGGGATGCTCTAAAAATTACTTGGAATGAAGGCCCTAATGCTGGCTTAAATAACGCAGTAGTTCGTAAAGCGCTTGAGGCAGGCTTGTCTAAAAAGGGTGTTATTGTTAAAACGACTGGGGATGTAAATGCAGTCGTTGCTGGCGGTAAATCTATTAGCGCAGATTATTTCTTGCCATATTTAGCGCACTCCACTATGGAGCCGGTCAATTGTTCTGCCGATGCCTCAAATGGTAAATGCAGAATTATTGGACCCATTCAGTTTCAGCAGGGCGGTCAAGCTGTGGCAGCCGCAGCCGCAGGCGTGAAGCCTGAAGACGTCACCATTGAGACCGCTTTCTTGGGCGGCGGGTTTGGTCGCAAGCTTGAGCTCGACTTTATTCGTCAAGCCGCAGAAATTTCTAAGGCAGCTGGCATGCCGGTGAAGATGCTTTGGACTAAAGAGGATGACATCACACATGATTTCTATCGTCCAATGAGTATTCATCGAATGGAGGGTGTGATTGGTTCGAATGGCCAGAGCTTGCCGCAATGA
- the zapD gene encoding cell division protein ZapD: protein MIVYEYPFNELVRSMLRLEYLFARFNHFTRSDDPELHHNAIAILFDLGDIGARGDIKSLLLKEFKRQKYALNGLKSSQKVDQEALSQILAEIDSVASSINQSAGRPNSAITESEWLNGIRTRLNIPGGTSPTDLPSYHAWKNSPSSERRDLLENYIKPILPWHEACQLFLRLLRQSGEAKDVVAHNGSFQQAPSGKVYQLMRIAVEDNTFFSEISANKYLLSVRFLKSDREKNAQLVNANVPFKLALCQL from the coding sequence GTGATTGTTTACGAATACCCCTTCAACGAATTAGTTCGAAGCATGCTTCGACTGGAGTATTTGTTCGCCCGTTTCAACCACTTCACACGCTCGGATGATCCAGAACTTCATCACAATGCAATTGCCATTTTGTTTGATCTTGGTGACATTGGTGCACGCGGCGATATTAAATCCTTACTGCTTAAAGAATTTAAACGTCAGAAGTACGCTTTGAATGGTCTTAAGTCATCACAAAAAGTAGACCAAGAAGCGCTGTCCCAGATTCTTGCTGAAATTGATAGTGTTGCAAGTAGTATTAATCAATCCGCAGGAAGACCAAATTCTGCCATCACTGAAAGTGAATGGCTCAACGGAATTCGCACACGATTGAATATTCCTGGTGGCACAAGCCCAACTGATCTTCCAAGTTATCACGCATGGAAAAATAGTCCATCAAGTGAACGTCGCGATCTTTTAGAAAATTACATTAAGCCGATTTTGCCATGGCACGAAGCTTGTCAATTATTTTTAAGGCTCTTACGTCAATCCGGTGAGGCTAAAGATGTTGTGGCTCACAATGGATCTTTTCAGCAAGCGCCATCGGGCAAGGTGTATCAACTGATGCGTATTGCTGTTGAAGACAACACTTTTTTTTCCGAGATTAGCGCCAATAAATATCTACTCTCAGTACGCTTCTTAAAGTCCGATCGCGAAAAAAATGCGCAGCTTGTGAATGCCAATGTGCCTTTCAAGCTAGCGCTTTGCCAGCTTTAA
- a CDS encoding NUDIX domain-containing protein: MGEINRPITVVAAGILIDSEGRYLLGQRPEGKPYAGYWEVPGGKVEKGETVFQALQRELQEELGIDIRSSEELTVLEHDYPHAYVRLYVSIIREWTGTPRGCEGQALSWELIASDPPSVEPLLPAAWPMLECLRRSLA, from the coding sequence ATGGGTGAAATCAATCGACCCATTACTGTTGTTGCCGCAGGAATATTGATTGATTCTGAAGGGCGCTATCTTTTGGGTCAAAGGCCTGAAGGTAAACCATACGCCGGCTATTGGGAGGTTCCTGGTGGCAAAGTGGAAAAAGGAGAAACCGTTTTTCAAGCGCTCCAACGAGAACTTCAAGAAGAACTTGGAATTGATATTCGCTCTAGTGAAGAATTAACTGTTCTTGAGCATGACTATCCACATGCGTATGTGCGTCTTTATGTCAGCATTATCAGGGAGTGGACTGGTACCCCGAGGGGTTGTGAGGGTCAGGCACTTTCTTGGGAGTTAATTGCATCAGATCCGCCTAGCGTAGAGCCTTTGCTACCGGCCGCCTGGCCAATGCTAGAGTGCCTTAGAAGGTCTTTAGCTTAA
- the coaE gene encoding dephospho-CoA kinase (Dephospho-CoA kinase (CoaE) performs the final step in coenzyme A biosynthesis.), protein MLLVGLTGGIGSGKTAVSDRLGKFGAGIIDTDLIAHQVTAPGGAAIPAILEKFGPEFIDSSGALNRSKMRTLVFANPESRQALEHITHPLIRLETIRQANNLAQAGAPYLVFVAPLLIESNSWKGIVDYLVVVDCPEETQIERVMRRSNLPREEVKKILQAQASREERLSQADVVIENQGSLATLEVEVEELHQKILQIQKNKLS, encoded by the coding sequence ATTCTCCTCGTTGGTTTGACGGGTGGAATTGGCTCCGGAAAAACTGCTGTTAGCGATCGACTGGGCAAATTCGGTGCAGGCATTATCGACACCGACTTAATAGCCCACCAAGTTACGGCTCCGGGCGGTGCTGCAATACCCGCAATTTTGGAGAAATTTGGCCCTGAATTCATTGACTCCTCTGGGGCTTTAAATAGAAGCAAAATGCGAACCCTGGTTTTTGCAAATCCCGAGTCCCGCCAAGCCCTTGAGCATATAACCCACCCTTTAATTCGGCTAGAAACGATTAGGCAAGCCAATAACCTAGCTCAAGCTGGTGCACCCTACTTGGTTTTTGTGGCGCCACTCTTAATTGAGTCCAACAGCTGGAAGGGAATCGTTGACTACCTAGTGGTAGTCGATTGCCCCGAAGAAACCCAAATTGAACGTGTAATGCGCCGCAGCAATTTACCCAGGGAAGAGGTGAAAAAGATCCTCCAGGCCCAAGCCAGCCGGGAAGAACGCCTTTCTCAAGCTGATGTTGTCATTGAAAATCAGGGTAGTCTTGCGACCCTAGAGGTCGAAGTCGAAGAACTGCACCAAAAAATCTTACAGATTCAGAAAAACAAACTCAGTTAG
- the argJ gene encoding bifunctional glutamate N-acetyltransferase/amino-acid acetyltransferase ArgJ, which yields MTVNLPLPLKADLKPVKGFEMGIAEAGIKKVNRKDLLVMTLAPGSQVAGVFTLNRFCAAPVQVCREHLAQEGRKGEIRALVVNTGNANAGTGEQGMKHALETCAALAKDLKINPEQILPFSTGVILEPLPIEKIISALPQAVSNLGEDNWFDAAEAIMTTDTQPKATSTTAQTPEGLVTITGICKGAGMIHPNMATMLGFIATDAGFAPGLLGELTREIAGLSFNAITIDGDTSTNDSFIIMATGQSAVQIKSADDASYKIVRDALVSLARKLAQMIVRDGEGATKFMTIEVVGGKTSDECRLVAKAVAHSPLVKTAFFASDPNLGRILAAIGYAGITDLDVNRVQMWLGDVWVAKDGGRNPSYQEADGQRVMQAPEITVKIDLGRGSASQTMWTCDLSHDYVSINADYRS from the coding sequence ATGACAGTTAACCTACCCCTCCCCTTAAAAGCCGATCTCAAACCAGTTAAAGGTTTCGAGATGGGTATCGCCGAAGCCGGAATTAAGAAGGTCAATCGCAAGGATCTATTGGTAATGACATTGGCCCCTGGTTCACAGGTAGCCGGCGTTTTTACTTTGAATCGTTTTTGTGCTGCCCCGGTGCAAGTCTGTCGTGAGCATTTGGCGCAAGAGGGTCGTAAGGGCGAGATTCGGGCGTTGGTGGTCAATACCGGCAATGCCAATGCAGGAACTGGCGAGCAGGGGATGAAACATGCCTTGGAAACCTGTGCTGCGCTAGCAAAGGACCTCAAGATTAATCCAGAGCAAATCTTGCCATTTTCTACAGGCGTCATTCTGGAGCCCTTGCCGATTGAAAAGATTATTAGTGCGCTGCCACAAGCTGTAAGCAATCTGGGTGAAGACAACTGGTTTGATGCTGCAGAAGCCATCATGACCACCGACACGCAACCTAAGGCCACTTCAACCACCGCGCAAACACCAGAGGGTTTGGTGACCATTACTGGTATTTGCAAAGGCGCTGGAATGATTCATCCTAATATGGCAACTATGCTGGGCTTTATTGCCACTGATGCAGGATTTGCACCAGGGCTATTGGGTGAACTTACACGCGAGATTGCAGGCCTTTCTTTTAATGCCATCACAATTGATGGTGATACATCAACGAACGATTCGTTCATCATCATGGCTACAGGCCAGTCGGCTGTACAAATCAAATCTGCCGATGATGCAAGCTACAAAATTGTCCGCGATGCTTTAGTTTCTTTGGCCAGAAAACTCGCGCAAATGATTGTGCGTGATGGTGAAGGTGCAACTAAGTTCATGACGATTGAAGTGGTGGGTGGGAAGACTTCTGATGAGTGTCGTTTAGTTGCCAAGGCGGTTGCGCACTCTCCATTAGTCAAAACAGCCTTCTTTGCAAGCGACCCCAATCTAGGTCGAATCCTTGCTGCTATTGGTTACGCAGGCATTACAGACCTAGATGTCAATCGTGTTCAGATGTGGCTCGGAGATGTCTGGGTTGCTAAGGATGGTGGGCGTAACCCGAGCTATCAAGAAGCGGACGGCCAGAGAGTAATGCAGGCCCCAGAAATTACTGTCAAGATTGATTTAGGTCGTGGCAGTGCAAGTCAGACAATGTGGACTTGTGATCTTTCTCATGATTACGTTTCTATTAATGCTGACTACCGCTCTTAA